Within the Roseicitreum antarcticum genome, the region ACCCGCCTGTCCGTACCAGCGCTTGAACTGCGACAGGTCTCGCCCGGTGGCGTCGGAAAACACCGACAGCCAGTCGTCGATCGTGCAGGCCTGTCCGTCGTGGCGGCTGAAATAGAGGTCCAACGCCGCCGCGTATGCATCGGGACCGACCAGCAGGCGCAGCATGCGGATCACCTCGGCGCCCTTTTCATAGATCGTGGCGGTATAGAAATTGTTGATTTCCGCATAGGCTTCGGGCCGGACGGCATGGGCCAGCGGTCCTGCATCTTCACGGAACTGGCGCGCGCGCAGCGACAGCACGTCGCCGATGCGTTTGACCGCGTGGGACCGCATGTCGCCCATGAACTGCTGATCGCGGAAGACGGTTAACCCCTCCTTCAGCGACAGTTGGAACCAGTCACGGCAGGTGATGCGGTTGCCGGTCCAGTTATGAAAATACTCATGCGCAATGATGCGTTCGATACTGGCATAATCGGCATCGGTCGCGGTGGCCGGGCTGGCCAGCACGCAGCGCGAATTGAAGATGTTCAGTCCCTTGTTCTCCATCGCGCCCATGTTGAAGTCATCCACGGCGACGATGTTGAAAACATCCAGATCGTAGGCGCGGCCATAGACCGCTTCATCCCAAAGCATGGAGCGTTTCAGCGCATCCATCGCATAGGCGGTCTTGTCGCTGTCCCCCGCGCGTACCCAGATTCCCAGATCGACGTGCCGCCCCTCCATTGTGCTGAACGTGTCGCGCGTGGGTTGCAGGTCGCCTGCGACCAGCGCGAAGAGGTAGGACGGTTTGGGGTGCGGGTCCTCCCATTCCGCCCACCCGGGACCCGAGGCGACCGGGTTGCCGTTCGACAGCATCACAGGCAGGTCGGATGTGACACGCACCTTGAACGGTGCCATGACATCGGGACGGTCAGGATAGAAGGTGATCTTGCGGAAACCCTCGGCCTCGCATTGCGTGGAATACATGCCGTTCGACATGTAAAGCCCATCCAGCGTGGTATTGGCCTGCGGATTGATTTCCACCTCGGCCTCCCAGACGAAGGGGGTATCGGGCAGCAGATGCGAGGGGATGCTGAGGCCCAGGTCGTCAGGTTCCGCATTGATGTCGACGCCGTCGACCTGCGCTGCAATCAGCGTCAGTTCCTCGCCGTCTAGCCGCAGCGGGTGGCCTGGCCCGGTCGCGGGGTTGCGGCGAAACCGGATGGTGCTGCGCACCCGTGTCGCGGTCGGGTGCAGCGCGACCTCAAGCGTGACGTGATCCACCAGATAGGGCGGCGGCGTATAATCGCGCAGATAGACGGTCTGGGGGGCGGCTTCTCTCATGGGAACTCCTGCGGGTGGCTAGAGCGTAGTGTAGGCCGCGCATTCAGGGGCTTCAACCGCCGACCCGACTGCGATAGGGTGAGAACAATTACGGAACATCCGACCCGTCCGGGCCGAGTCGGTGCAGCGTTCGCCGGGTCTGGCCCGGTGTTGTGACCCGGGGAAAAAAGGCTGAGGGCGGTATGAGTGATCTGAGCATCCTGTGGTTCAAGCGCGACCTGCGAGTGGCCGATCACCCTGCGCTGGCCCATGCGTCGGCGTTGGGACCGGTGCTGCCGCTGTATATCGTGGAGCCTGAATACTGGGCGCTGCCCGACACCTCGGCCCGGCAATGGGCGTTCGTGGCCGAATGTTTGGCGGAGCTGCGGCGCGATCTGGCGGCGTTGGGGCAACCGCTGATCGTGCGGGTGGGTGATGCCGTGACCGTGCTGGACCGGCTGCGCCAGTCCCAAGGCGCGGCGCGGCTGATCAGCCATGAAGAAACCGGCAACCTGTGGACTTATGCGCGCGATCGGCGCGTGGCGGCATGGGCGCGCGGGGCAGGGATCGCATGGAACGAACTGCCGCAATCGGGCGTGGTGCGGCGGCTGCGTGGGCGCGATGGTTGGGCGGGGCAGCGCGATGCCTTCATGCACGCGGCGATGGAGATCACGCCGCCCGCGCTGCCGCCGCTGTCGGTGGCGCCCGGGCCCATCCCTAACGCCCGGTCGATGGGGCTGGCGACAGATCGATGCCCGCACCGTCAGATTGGTGGGCGGGGGCAGGGGGTGGCGCTGCTGGGATCCTTCCTGACCAGCCGGGGCGAGGGGTATCGTGCCGCGATGTCCGGCCCGGTGTCGGGCGAGCGTGCGTGTTCGCGCCTGTCGCCGTTCCTCGCCCTCGGAGCACTGTCGGTCCGTGAGGTGACGCAGGCCACTGCCGTGCGGCAGACGGAACTGCGCGGGCAGCGTGACTGGGCGGCCTCGATGCGGTCGTTTCACTCGCGGCTGGCCTGGCGCGATCATTTCATGCAAAAGCTGGAGGATCAGCCCAGCATCGAAACCCGCTGCCTGCACCGCGCCCATGAGGGCTTGCGCCCGCAGCCTGGCGATGCGGACCTGCTGCATGCCTGGCAGACAGGTGCGACGGGGATGCCCTTCGTCGATGCCTGCATGCGCTACCTCACCGCCACCGGCTGGCTGAACTTCCGTATGCGCGCGATGCTGATGAGCGTTGCCAGCTATCACCTGTGGCTGGACTGGCGCGCGACCGCGCCGCATATGGCGCGTATGTTCACCGATTATGAACCCGGCATCCATTGGAGCCAATGCCAGATGCAATCCGGCACCACCGGCATCAACACGATCCGCATCTATAATCCGGTGAAACAGGGCATGGATCAGGACCCTGCGGGCGCGTTCATTCGGGCTTGGGTGCCCGAACTGGCCGGTGTTCCCGATGGTTTCGTACATATGCCTTGGAAATGGCCGGGTTCGCAGGCGGTGCTGGGCCGCACCTATCCCGAGCCTGTGGTCGATGTGGTGCAGGCGGGACGCGCCGCGCGCGACCGGGTCTGGGCGCTGCGCAAGGATGCGGGCTTCGGTGAGGAGGCCGAGCAGATCGCGCAGCGACACGCCAGCCGCAAACCTGCGCATGGCCACGGTGCAAGACCTGGCGCGGCGGGTGGGCGCGGTGGGGCCAAGCCGCTGCGCCGCGCGGCGGCGAACCCCGCTCAATTGCGGCTGGACCTCTAGGGCACGTGGTTGGGTCGTCGCAGGTGGGTGTCTTTCTCGCCAACATGCCTGGTCGGTAGATTGACGCGGCGGTGCTGGCCTCGGTCGTTCTGGCTGAAACGATCCGGGTGCTGCGTGGTCCGCGCGATCAGAGGAAAACCACCGCGTGTCCTGATCCGCACAGGTCCAGGCATCGCTACGGGTACTGACGCGTAAAATTTGCCGCGCGCCAAGGGGCCAGAACACTTGTCCCGCATCCTGTCGAATCAGCGCGCTATGCCTGAAAGCCAACAAAAAGCCCGCGCTGAACCTTGGTTCGGCGCGGGCTATCGTTCAGTTTGTGCCTGCGGTCGCACCCGTCAAGCAATGTGTCGCCGCGATCAGACGGTGCCGGTGTTTGACGTAGCCAGCTTGGGCGTATTCGCAGCCGTCGGGGTCTTTGCCGGGGTCTTGGACTTTGCGGGGGCACTCGTCGCCGCGTCTACCTCGCCGCTGTTGGCATCCATGAACTCCAGCACCAGAGGGCGGATGTTGTCGCGCCAACTTTTGCCTGCAAAGATCCCGTAGTGCCCTGCACCGGGTTCCAGATGGTTGTCCTTCAGGTTGTCCGGCAGGCCGGTGCAGAGGTCCAGCGCTGCGATGCATTGGCCCGGCGCGCTGATGTCGTCATTCGCGCCTTCAACCGTCTTGATCGCCACGCGGGTGATCTTGCCGAAATCGACCTTATGCCCGTCGACCACAAATTCGTTTTTCGCTATTTCGCGGTTCTTGAAGATGCGTTCCACGGTGCTCAGGTAAAATTCCGCTGTCATGTCCATCACCGCCAGGTATTCATCGTAGAAACGGTTATGGCGGTCACGTTCCGACCCGGAGCCCTTCGCCTCGGCGCTGATCTTGTCAGTGAAGGCGGTGGCGTGCCGGTCGAGGTTCATCGAGATGAAGGACGCCAACTGCAATAGCCCCGGATAGACCTGCCTGCCCACACCCTCGTATTTGAACCCCACGCGCTGGATAGCCGATTGCTCCAACTGCCCCATGGTGACGCGCCGGCCAAAGTCCGTCACTTCGGTCGCGGCGGCATCGGGATCGACCGGGCCGCCGATCAGTGTCAGGGTGCGCGGCTGTGCATCAGGCTCGATATCGGCCAGGTAGGCGGTCGCGGCCAGCGCCAACGGCACGGGCTGGCAAACGGCGACCACATGTGTGTCGGGTCCCATGTGGCGCATGAAATCCGCCAGATAGAGCGTGTAATCCTCGATATCGAACTTCCCCGCTGACACGGGAATGTCACGCGCATTGTGCCAATCCGTTACCCAGACCTCGCTGTCGGGCAGCAAGCTGGCTATGGTAGAGCGCAGAAGCGTCGCATAATGCCCCGACATTGGCGCGCACACCAGAATGCGGCGCGCTTTCTGCGGACGGCTGGCAACGCGGAAGCGCACCAGATCACCGAAGGGTCGCGCCACCTCGACTACGGGTTCGACCAGATGGTCGCGCCCGTCATCGGCGACGACGGTGCGGATGCCCCAGTCAGGTTTCGTCACCATGCGTGCAAAGCTGCGTTCCGTGACCCGGCCCCATGCCGCCATCATCTTGAACATGGGATGCGGCACCATGCCGAAGACCGGCGCTGACCCGAAGGCGCGGGCCGAGGCCCCCAACCATTCGTTGGTGTTGCGCATGGTTTCCATGAAATCGTAGGTCGCCATATTCTTCATCGCTGCTCCTATCCGGGGGTTGCCCGTGGTCTGTCTCAAATGGCCGCTTCCCCCCGAACCGGCGCAACGTTATGCTGCAGAGGCGAAGATAGGGGGGAAAAACGTCTATGACAACTTCTGAATATGAAAATGACCAGAATGCGGCACGGCTGACAGAAAACCTGAAAAAAATTGAAGAACTATCTCAACGTCTTGTGAACACTCTGGCAACGCGGGAGGCGCCGCGCAAAGATCTGCAAGCGCCCGATGACAGCTTGTTTCTGAAAGCGACGACCGCCTACATGGCCGAGGTTGCGCAGAATCCGTCAAAAATCGTTGAACATCAGATCAGTTATTGGGGCAAGACCCTGAAACACTATGTCGCCGCCCAAGAAGCGCTTCGCACCGGCAAGTTGATCCCGCCCGCCGATGACACGCCCGATGACAAGCGTTTTTCGAATCCACTGTGGAAAACCCATCCATATTTCAACTACATCAAGCAGCAATACCTTATCTCGGCTGCCGCGATAGAGGAGACGGTGAAGAACCTCGACAACCTTGATGCGCGCGACCGGCGGCGGGTGGAATACTTCA harbors:
- the pepN gene encoding aminopeptidase N; amino-acid sequence: MREAAPQTVYLRDYTPPPYLVDHVTLEVALHPTATRVRSTIRFRRNPATGPGHPLRLDGEELTLIAAQVDGVDINAEPDDLGLSIPSHLLPDTPFVWEAEVEINPQANTTLDGLYMSNGMYSTQCEAEGFRKITFYPDRPDVMAPFKVRVTSDLPVMLSNGNPVASGPGWAEWEDPHPKPSYLFALVAGDLQPTRDTFSTMEGRHVDLGIWVRAGDSDKTAYAMDALKRSMLWDEAVYGRAYDLDVFNIVAVDDFNMGAMENKGLNIFNSRCVLASPATATDADYASIERIIAHEYFHNWTGNRITCRDWFQLSLKEGLTVFRDQQFMGDMRSHAVKRIGDVLSLRARQFREDAGPLAHAVRPEAYAEINNFYTATIYEKGAEVIRMLRLLVGPDAYAAALDLYFSRHDGQACTIDDWLSVFSDATGRDLSQFKRWYGQAGTPHISVTEDWVPGADAAAPGGVTITDTTTSNAEAPAGMGGTYTLTLRQDTPATPGQPLKEPLVIPVALGLIGPDGTDLLPTVVLELTGPEQVFRFGNLPARPVPSILRDFSAPVILSRDTTDAERALLLAHDTDPVTRWEAGRDLARAGLERMILNGAGPDAGYIDALGKMLRDATLDPAFRALTLGLPSQDDMAQGLFTAGHTPDPDAIHRATQGLRRAIATVLHDDLAQVYDGMSTPGAYDPGAVPAGKRALRLGALAHLTRLDDGARARALFTSADNMTEAMGAWTALLTVGLGVEETQRFYTRWQAERLVIDKWFAAQVACAAPDRAVAVATDLSQHADFNWKNPNRFRAVFGALSGNAAGFHQASGAGYALLADWLIQLDAANPQTAARMSSAFETWRRYDPARRAAMTAALERMLAHPGLSRDMTEMVSRMRG
- a CDS encoding FAD-binding domain-containing protein: MSDLSILWFKRDLRVADHPALAHASALGPVLPLYIVEPEYWALPDTSARQWAFVAECLAELRRDLAALGQPLIVRVGDAVTVLDRLRQSQGAARLISHEETGNLWTYARDRRVAAWARGAGIAWNELPQSGVVRRLRGRDGWAGQRDAFMHAAMEITPPALPPLSVAPGPIPNARSMGLATDRCPHRQIGGRGQGVALLGSFLTSRGEGYRAAMSGPVSGERACSRLSPFLALGALSVREVTQATAVRQTELRGQRDWAASMRSFHSRLAWRDHFMQKLEDQPSIETRCLHRAHEGLRPQPGDADLLHAWQTGATGMPFVDACMRYLTATGWLNFRMRAMLMSVASYHLWLDWRATAPHMARMFTDYEPGIHWSQCQMQSGTTGINTIRIYNPVKQGMDQDPAGAFIRAWVPELAGVPDGFVHMPWKWPGSQAVLGRTYPEPVVDVVQAGRAARDRVWALRKDAGFGEEAEQIAQRHASRKPAHGHGARPGAAGGRGGAKPLRRAAANPAQLRLDL
- the phaZ gene encoding polyhydroxyalkanoate depolymerase produces the protein MKNMATYDFMETMRNTNEWLGASARAFGSAPVFGMVPHPMFKMMAAWGRVTERSFARMVTKPDWGIRTVVADDGRDHLVEPVVEVARPFGDLVRFRVASRPQKARRILVCAPMSGHYATLLRSTIASLLPDSEVWVTDWHNARDIPVSAGKFDIEDYTLYLADFMRHMGPDTHVVAVCQPVPLALAATAYLADIEPDAQPRTLTLIGGPVDPDAAATEVTDFGRRVTMGQLEQSAIQRVGFKYEGVGRQVYPGLLQLASFISMNLDRHATAFTDKISAEAKGSGSERDRHNRFYDEYLAVMDMTAEFYLSTVERIFKNREIAKNEFVVDGHKVDFGKITRVAIKTVEGANDDISAPGQCIAALDLCTGLPDNLKDNHLEPGAGHYGIFAGKSWRDNIRPLVLEFMDANSGEVDAATSAPAKSKTPAKTPTAANTPKLATSNTGTV